A DNA window from Altererythrobacter sp. B11 contains the following coding sequences:
- a CDS encoding isopenicillin N synthase family dioxygenase produces MSEVASVSLARPLADLSGELGRSFTEYGFAIVRDHAISPELIDRAWRKSQAFFALPEEVKRSYHISGMGGARGYTPFGTEKAKDAQLRDLKEFWHVGRSLPPGDPLEQFMPPNVWPDEVEGFRETFEELFLAFETTGRRILAAIALHLGLPEAFFDPTVEDGNSVLRLLHYPPVAESQDGAIRAAAHEDINTITLLLGAEESGLQLLSREGEWIAVAPPEGALAVNIGDMLQRLTNGVMRSTTHRVVNPVGAAARRARYSMPFFLHFRPDFEIRALAGCVEPGREAEVEPPISAHDYLMQRLREINLA; encoded by the coding sequence ATGTCCGAAGTCGCATCCGTTTCGCTCGCCCGTCCCCTGGCCGATCTCTCCGGCGAACTGGGCCGATCCTTCACCGAATATGGCTTCGCCATCGTGCGCGATCACGCCATCTCGCCCGAATTGATCGACCGGGCCTGGCGCAAGAGCCAGGCGTTCTTCGCCCTGCCGGAGGAGGTGAAGCGGAGCTATCACATCTCCGGGATGGGCGGCGCGCGGGGATACACGCCTTTCGGCACCGAAAAGGCGAAGGATGCCCAGCTGCGCGACCTGAAGGAGTTCTGGCATGTGGGCCGCAGCCTGCCGCCGGGCGACCCGCTGGAACAGTTCATGCCGCCTAATGTCTGGCCGGACGAGGTAGAGGGCTTTCGCGAGACGTTTGAGGAGCTGTTCCTGGCCTTCGAAACCACGGGGCGGCGGATCCTGGCTGCCATTGCCCTGCATCTGGGCCTTCCCGAAGCCTTCTTCGATCCGACGGTGGAAGACGGCAATTCGGTGCTGCGCCTGCTGCATTATCCGCCCGTAGCCGAATCGCAGGACGGGGCAATCCGCGCCGCCGCGCATGAGGACATCAACACCATCACCCTGCTGCTGGGGGCAGAGGAAAGCGGGCTGCAACTGCTCTCTCGCGAGGGGGAATGGATCGCCGTGGCGCCGCCGGAAGGCGCGCTGGCGGTAAACATCGGGGACATGCTGCAGCGCCTGACCAATGGCGTGATGCGCTCGACCACGCACCGGGTGGTGAACCCGGTCGGCGCAGCGGCGCGGCGCGCGCGCTATTCCATGCCGTTCTTCCTGCATTTCCGGCCAGATTTCGAAATCCGGGCGCTTGCCGGCTGCGTGGAGCCCGGGCGCGAGGCGGAGGTCGAGCCGCCGATTTCTGCGCATGACTATCTCATGCAGCGGCTGAGAGAGATAAACCTGGCGTGA
- a CDS encoding NupC/NupG family nucleoside CNT transporter: protein MAQSLTSLLGILAILAIAFLLSADRRNIRPRVVLAAFALQAGMALLVLRVPWGRIAIRTLAEGVSALLSYANVGTEFLFGPAESNPLANSFAISALPVIVFFAALVSILYYLGIMQRVVRWVGGAIGWLTGISRVESLGAAANIFVGQSESPLVVRPYLAMLAPSQLFTIMAVGMAGVAGTILAAYAGVLGPDYLPYLLAATFMSAPGGILMAKIIMPDAPGAKVEESGEILLPHARISAEGPAALTEGDKPHEVVIAETFEDGKVPANLIEAAAQGAQTGVKLAAAVGAMVLAFVALVALANGLLGAVGGWFGYGELSFQQILGWIFSPVMYLIGVPWDEAGRAGGLFGTKVVLNEFVAFLELDSMDASMLGDRSRAIVTFALCGFANFSSIAIQMAVTGGLAPSQRPVIARLGLRALAAGSLANLMSAALAGLFLPV from the coding sequence ATGGCTCAATCGCTCACCAGCCTGCTCGGCATTCTCGCGATCCTTGCGATCGCCTTCCTGCTTTCGGCCGACCGCCGGAACATCCGCCCGCGCGTGGTGCTGGCGGCCTTTGCGCTGCAAGCGGGGATGGCGCTGCTGGTCCTGCGCGTGCCGTGGGGCCGGATCGCCATCCGCACGCTGGCGGAAGGGGTGTCGGCGCTGCTCTCCTACGCCAATGTCGGCACGGAATTTCTCTTCGGCCCGGCCGAAAGCAATCCGCTGGCGAACAGCTTCGCGATCTCTGCGCTGCCGGTGATCGTCTTCTTCGCGGCGCTGGTGTCGATTCTCTATTATCTCGGGATCATGCAGCGCGTGGTGCGCTGGGTGGGCGGGGCGATCGGCTGGCTCACCGGCATCAGCCGGGTGGAATCGCTGGGTGCGGCGGCCAATATCTTCGTCGGCCAGTCGGAAAGCCCGCTGGTGGTGCGCCCCTATCTCGCCATGCTGGCGCCATCGCAGCTGTTCACCATCATGGCGGTGGGGATGGCGGGCGTCGCGGGCACCATCCTGGCAGCCTATGCCGGGGTGCTGGGCCCGGATTACCTGCCCTATCTGCTCGCCGCCACCTTCATGTCCGCGCCGGGCGGCATTCTGATGGCCAAGATCATCATGCCTGACGCGCCGGGCGCGAAGGTGGAAGAATCGGGCGAGATCCTGCTGCCGCATGCGCGCATCAGCGCGGAAGGCCCCGCCGCGCTGACCGAAGGGGATAAGCCGCATGAAGTGGTGATCGCGGAAACCTTCGAAGATGGGAAGGTGCCCGCCAATCTGATCGAGGCGGCCGCGCAGGGTGCGCAGACGGGCGTGAAGCTGGCCGCCGCGGTGGGCGCGATGGTGCTGGCTTTCGTGGCGCTGGTGGCGCTCGCGAACGGTCTGCTGGGCGCGGTGGGGGGCTGGTTCGGCTATGGCGAACTGTCGTTCCAGCAGATCCTCGGCTGGATATTCTCGCCCGTGATGTATCTGATCGGCGTGCCGTGGGACGAAGCGGGGCGCGCCGGCGGACTGTTCGGCACCAAGGTGGTGCTGAACGAATTCGTCGCCTTCCTCGAACTCGACAGCATGGATGCGAGTATGCTGGGCGACCGGTCGCGCGCCATCGTGACCTTTGCTCTGTGCGGCTTCGCCAATTTCAGCTCGATTGCGATCCAGATGGCGGTGACCGGCGGGCTGGCGCCCAGCCAGCGCCCGGTGATTGCGCGACTCGGCCTGCGGGCGCTGGCGGCGGGATCGCTGGCCAATCTGATGAGCGCGGCTCTGGCGGGGCTGTTCCTGCCGGTGTAA